A section of the Drosophila subobscura isolate 14011-0131.10 chromosome A, UCBerk_Dsub_1.0, whole genome shotgun sequence genome encodes:
- the LOC117891490 gene encoding protein amalgam, translating into MRIISKLYPRGPLDRNGKMLILLLLIVTLTEAIGAFGPEFVESISNVSVAVGRDATFTCHVRHLGGYRVGWLKADTKAIQAIHENVITHNPRVTVSHLDQNTWNLHIKAVAEEDRGGYMCQLNTDPMKSQIGFLDVVIPPDFISEDTSSDVIVPEGSSVRLTCRARGYPEPIVTWRREDGNEIVLKDNVGTKTLAPSFRGEVLKLSKISRNEMGSYLCIASNGVPPSVSKRISLSIHFHPVIQVPNQLVGAPLGTDVQIECHVEASPKSINYWIKDTGEMIVTSGKYHVQETSQSMYETKMSMIVRKFQKDDVGSYRCIAKNSLGEVDSSIRLYEIPGPNRNKNPLNGKGNVGGGGGGGVGLDADANDILKQKQQVKVTYQPDDEELQYGSAEDFDGDGEGGGLTPLSPHVYYTSGNKPPTHKPGSPGGSGGNQHQHQQHHHHHHHQQQQHGGGGGGGAAGGVGGAAGGGGELGITRKPPPYYGVGGNNEVRGPIDNNNNNNEMSSGGAGIRGFSFSFSWQGAWHPHWWHCRQPLLMGLSAVSGLLLTLRHCLL; encoded by the exons CAATTGGTGCCTTTGGTCCAGAGTTTGTGGAGAGCATTTCCAATGTGTCCGTCGCCGTGGGCCGCGATGCCACCTTCACGTGTCACGTCCGCCACCTGGGCGGCTATCGG GTGGGCTGGCTGAAAGCCGACACCAAGGCCATCCAGGCCATACACGAGAATGTCATCACACACAATCCCCGTGTGACGGTCAGCCATTTGGACCAAAACACCTGGAACCTGCACATCAaggcggtggcggaggaggaTCGCGGCGGCTACATGTGTCAACTGAACACGGATCCCATGAAGAGTCAG aTAGGCTTCCTGGATGTGGTCATACCGCCGGATTTCATCAGCGAGGACACTTCATCGGATGTGATTGTGCCGGAGGGCAGTTCGGTGCGCCTGACATGTCG TGCCCGTGGCTATCCGGAACCGATTGTCACCTGGCGGCGCGAGGACGGCAACGAGATTGTCCTCAAGGACAATGTGGGCACAAAGACATTGG CACCCTCGTTCCGCGGCGAAGTGCTGAAGCTGTCAAAGATCTCACGGAACGAGATGGGCTCGTATCTGTGCATCGCCTCCAACGGGGTGCCCCCATCGGTTTCAAAGCGCATCTCGCTTAGCATACACT TTCATCCAGTCATCCAAGTACCGAATCAATTAGTCGGCGCACCACTTGGCACTGATGTTCAAATCGAGTGTCACGTTGAGGCCTCGCCCAAATCAATTAACTACTGGATTAAGGACACGG GTGAAATGATTGTCACCTCGGGCAAGTATCACGTGCAGGAGACATCCCAGTCCATGTACGAGACGAAGATGTCGATGATTGTGCGGAAGTTTCAGAAGGATGATGTCGGCTCGTACCGCTGCATAGCCAAGAACTCCCTCGGCGAGGTGGACAGCAGCATACGTCTGTATG AAATCCCCGGTCCGAATCGTAATAAAAATCCCTTGAACGGAAAGGGCAACgtcggaggcggcggcggcggcggagtcGGCTTGGATGCGGATGCCAATGACATTttaaagcagaaacaacaagtCAAAGTCACATACCAGCCGGAcgacgaggagctgcagtACGGTTCCGCTGAGGATttcgatggcgatggcgagggTGGCGGCCTGACGCCGTTATCGCCTCACGTTTACTACACCAGCGGCAATAAACCGCCCACACATAAGCCTGGCAGCCctggcggcagcggtggcaatcagcatcaacatcaacagcaccaccatcaccatcaccaccagcagcagcagcacggcggaggaggcggcggaggTGCAGCTGGAGGTGTCGGTGGTGCAGCAGGTGGAGGCGGGGAGCTGGGCATCACACGTAAGCCGCCACCCTACTACGGCGTCGGCGGCAACAACGAGGTGCGCGGCCccatcgacaacaacaacaacaacaacgaaatgaGCTCCGGCGGTGCGGGGATTcgcggcttcagcttcagcttcagctggcAGGGGGCTTGGCATCCACATTGGTGGCACTGTCGACAGCCGCTCTTAATGGGTTTGTCGGCCGTGTCCGGTTTGCTCCTCACACTCCGCCACTGCCTCTTATAA
- the LOC117903790 gene encoding dynein regulatory complex subunit 4-like, giving the protein MPVLIDGVDTSAMTRDQLEAFAVRLKAEMDREREERNYFQLERDKIRTFWETTRQQMDETRYELQQKDKDIEATQDMADIDTKHVLQQMKHLKFENHIKMGEVRAEAMTQLKLAQEHHVLQQTELRKDKRQLRRILRERMEVAEMQFRQLETDFNEKLLDQQLTFERERKDVEMLHEEKMKQQKSKLDLFYATQMFEVEERKNQQIRNLQDHHDGAFNEMKNYYNDITLNNLALIGSMKEQLEQLRKQTERSDRIAADTALENKRLREPLELANIQLIEYRRKLEFYDRDKQQLSRLKSHNAKLEKKVNGLTWEAETLILRNDSLVAERQNLKERFNDVIVELQQKTGLKNVLLERKIAALIREDEKRSIILHETIATCAPNMVDKLASLDERVGNIVDEKNKIIIDLRYEVAKARKAHDDLLETYECKLKQFGVPSENLGFTPLRDRDDKQLYICGPAGIVTANK; this is encoded by the exons ATGCCGG TGCTCATCGATGGAGTGGACACCTCGGCAATGACACGGGACCAGCTGGAGGCATTCGCCGTGCGCCTCAAGGCCGAAATGGATCGCGAGCGGGAGGAGCGAAATTACTTTCAGCTGGAGAGGGACAAGATTCGTACCTTCTGGGAAACTACACGCCAGCAGATGG ATGAGACGCGCTATGAGCTGCAGCAAAAGGACAAGGATATCGAGGCCACGCAGGATATGGCTGACATCGACACGAAGcatgtgctgcagcagatgaAGCATTTGAAGTTCGAGAACCACATCAAGATGGGCGAGGTGCGGGCGGAGGCGATGACACAGCTGAAGCTGGCCCAAGAGCACCACGTCCTGCAGCAGACCGAGCTGCGCAAGGATAAGCGCCAGCTGCGTCGCATCCTGCGCGAGCGCATGGAGGTTGCCGAAATGCAGTTCCGCCAACTGGAGACCGACTTCAACGAGAAACTGCT GGACCAGCAACTGACCTTTGAGCGGGAACGCAAGGACGTCGAGATGCTGCACGAGGAGAAGATGAAACAGCAAAAGTCCAAGCTGGATCTATTCTATGCCACCCAGATGTTCGAGGTGGAGGAGCGCAAGAATCAGCAGATCAGGAACCTACAGGACCACCACGACGGCGCCTTCAACGAGATGAAGAACTACTACAACGACATCACACTCAACAATCTGGCCCTCATCGGCAGCAtgaaggagcagctggagcagctgcgcaAGCAGACCGAACGCAGCGACCGCATCGCCGCGGACACCGCGCTGGAGAACAAGCGTCTCCGAGAGCCGCTAGAGCTGGCCAACATCCAGCTGATCGAGTATCGCCGCAAGCTGGAGTTCTACGATCgggacaagcagcagctgagccgCCTCAAGAGCCACAACGCGAAGCTGGAGAAGAAGGTGAATGGCCTGACCTGGGAGGCGGAGACACTGATTCTGCGCAACGATTCGCTTGTGGCCGAGCGGCAGAACCTCAAGGAGCGCTTCAACGACGTCATTGTGGAGCTACAGCAGAAGACCGGCCTGAAGAATGTCCTCCTAGAGCGCAAGATTGCGGCCCTGATACGCGAAGACGAGAAGCGCAGCATCATCCTGCACGAGACCATTGCCACCTGCGCGCCCAACATGGTCGACAAACTGGCCAGCCTGGACGAGCGGGTAGGCAACATTGTGGACGAGAAGAACAAGATCATTATCGATCTGCGCTATGAGGTGGCCAAGGCCCGCAAGGCCCACGACGATCTCCTGGAGACGTATGAGTGCAAACTCAAGCAGTTCGGTGTGCCATCCGAAAACCTGGGCTTCACACCACTCCGGGATCGAGACGATAAACAGCTCTACATATGCGGCCCAGCGGGCATTGTTACGGCGAACAAATAG